ACCTCACCGTAGAGCGCAACCGACAGCTCGCCGGTGAGCTCGTGGCGGCGCAGCCCGAGCATCGGGTCCTGGTCGGTGACCTGCACCAGAGCCGCGTGCAGCGCCCCACCGTCGGCCTCGACCAACGGCGTCACCACGGTCTCGAGCACGGGCGGCGGGAAGCTCGGCGCCTCGTCTTGGCTGTCCTCTCCCACCGGGTCGCCGATGCGCGCGTGCGCCAGCCCCCGCAGCCGGCCGATCCGGCCACCGACCAGGGCATCGACGCCGTGTGTGGCGCCGTGCTCGGCCAGATCGATGCCGGTGACCCGATCCTCTTCCCCGTCGCCGAACGGCAGCCGGTCACGGGTGTGCAGGGTGCCCTCGACCATCCGCACCCAGGCCAGCTTCTCGCCGGTGGGGCCGCGCTCGATCTTGAAGACGGTTCCCCGGACCGGCCCGTCGGGTCGCTCGCGGGTCACGGGCAGCAGGGTGGTCAGCTGACCGAGTAACGCCTCCACGCCGGCGCCGGTGATGGCGGAGCCGAACAGCAGCGGGTGCACGCGTGCGCGGTGCGTCTGCTCGGCCAGGGCTGTCGCGAGGCGCCCGTCATCGATGGGCTTCCCGGCGACGTAGTCGGCCAGCAGGTCGTCGTCGTGCTGGGTCAGCACATCGAGGAGCTCGGTGCTGCTCGCGCCGTCGAGGTCGACGACCGCGGGCGTGAGCCGCTGCCGGATCTCGGCCACCAGGTCGTCGTGCCGCGCCCCGCGCCGGTCGATCTTGTTGGCGAACAGCACCGTCGGGATGCCCAGCTGTTGCAGGGCGCGCATCAGCACCCGGGTCTGGGCCTGCACGCCCTCGACCGCGGAGATGACGAGTACGACGCCGTCGAGCACACCGAGGACCCGCTCGACCTCGGCGATGAAGTCGGGGTGCCCCGGGGTGTCGATGAGGTTGACGGTGACGCCGTCGACCTCGAACGACACGACGGCCGAGCGGATGGTGATGCCCCGGCGCCGCTCGAGCTCGAGCGAGTCGGTGCGGGTGCTCCCGGCGTCGACACTGCCGGGTTCGTCGACGACTCCCGCGACGTACAGGAGTCGTTCGGTCAGGGTGGTCTTACCGGCGTCGACGTGCGCCAGGATCCCCAGGTTGAGTACGTGCATGCTGCTCCATGTCCCAGAAGGTGTGCGGCCTGGACATCGGAGCTGCTCGCATCGGGGTTACCTCTCGACTCGTGGTGGCACGGAAGGCGCCACATCGGCAGCCAAGCAGCCGAGGGGCGCCGGCTCAACCGGTTATCGGTCAGCCGCGCGCGGCAGAGAGGTCGTAGACCGCTCCGGGGACGGCCAGCTCGATCGGGCCGGCGTACGCCGCCGTCGCCTCGTCGAGCACCACTCGCGCATCGTGCCAGGGTGGGACATGGGTGAGCACCAGCTGCTTCGCGCCAGAACGCGTGGCGGTGTCGGCGCACTCGGCGCCGGTGAGATGCAGCGAGGGCGGGTTATCGTCGCCCTCCTGGAAGGACGCCTCCGCAAGGAACAGGTCGGCCCCGCGCGCCACCTCGTCGAGCCCGGCACACGGGCCGGTGTCGCCGCTGTAGGCAAGCACGCCGCCACCGTCACTGATGCGCAGTCCGTACGCCGGCACGGGGTGGTCGACCTGGATCGGCTCGACGGAGAACGGCCCGATGGTCACCGAGCCGTTCCAGACCCGGAAGTCGAACTCCTCCGTCATGCCGGGGTCGAGCGGCAGGTCGTAGGCGCGCGCCATCCGGTCGGCCGTGCCGTCGGGGCCCCACACCGGGATCCGCGGCTGCGGGCCACGCGGGTGGTACTTGCGGAGCACGTGGTAGCCGCAGAGGTCCAGGCAGTGGTCGGCATGCAGATGGCTCAGCAGCACGGCGTCGATGGCCAGCGGGTCGGCGTACCGGTGGAGGGCGCCGAGCGCGCCGTTGCCGAGGTCCATGACGACCCGCCAGGTGCGGCCCTCGTGCTCGCTCTCGAGCAGGTAGCAGCTGGCCGGCGATTCGGGGCCGGGGTAGGAGCCGGAGCAGCCGACGACGGTGAGCTTCATGCGCGGCCCCCGGCGTACTGGTGGGCGGCGTGCAGCTCGGGCCCGAGGAAGCGGCGCCCGATCGTCTCGAACTCGTCGGGGCTCCCCGTCGTCAGGAACGTGTACGACGGCTCGCCGGGGCCGCTCATCAGGTCATGGCGCACGAGCAGCTGGTAGACGTCCTTCGCGCACTCCTCGGCGGAGCTGACCAACGTGACCCCGTCGCCCATGACGTAGGAGATGACGCCGGTCAGCAGCGGGTAGTGGGTGCAGCCCAGGATCAGGGTGTCGACGCCGTCGGCGACCAGCGGGTCGAGGTAGTCGTGGGCGGCCGCCATCAGCTCGTCGCCACTGGTGACGCCGGCCTCGACGAAGTCGACGAAGCGCGGGCAGGCGCGGGTCGTCAGGGTCACGTGCGGGGCGGCGGCGAACGCGTCGTCGTACGCCAGGGACTCGGCGGTGGCGCGGGTGCAGATGACGCCGATGTGGCCGGTGCGGCTGGCGGCGACCGCGCGCCGGGTGGCCGGGAGGATCACCTCGACCACGGGCACGTCGTACCTCTCTCGGGCGTCGCGCAGCATCGCGGCGCTGGCGGAGTTGCACGCGATGACCAGCGCCTTGACGCCCTGCTCGACGAGGTGGTCGAGGCACTCGAGGGCGTACTCGCGGACCTCGCCGATCGGCTTCGCACCGTAGGGCTGCCGGGCGGTGTCGCCTAGGTAGACGATCGACTCGTGCGGCAGCTGGTCGATGACCGACCTGGCCACGGTGAGTCCACCGAAGCCGGAGTCGAAGATGCCGATCGGCGCGTCTGCGGTCACTGCTGGCACGAGGCACAGGCTAGGGCATGTCTTCTTGCTCTCGGCCGTCGCGAGCGTCGTCCTGCGGAGTGCATCGCAAGGCGGAGGAGGGAGGCGATGCGCCAGCATCGACGACCGACGACAACGCAGCGAGGCACCCGCAGGGCGGCGCGCAGCAGGCCATGGAGTAAGGAGACATGCCCTGGGGGCACCCGAGGCCCGGTGGCGGGGCATCGCGACACAGGTCACGCTGATGCGGGATCCGGCTACGGTCTGCGTCTACCCTTCCGGGGTGACCTCAGCTCGGCGCCGTCGCCCACTCGTCCTTGCCACCGTCGTGGCCACCTTCGCCCTCGTGGCGGGAGCTGCGTGCGCCAACGGCGCCGATCGCGAGCCGAAGGTCGCGCTGACGTCGGCCTCGGCGCACGCGTCCCCGCCGGCCTCGGTGCTCACGATCTCGCTCGACGGGTTCAACCCGAAGGCGCTCAAGGTCCTCGGCCGCGAAGGCACTCCCACCTTGCACCGGCTCATCGACGAAGGTGCGTCGACGCTGAACGCGCGCACCGAGTACGAGATGACGGTGACCCTGCCCAACCACACGGGCATGGTCACCGGACGTCGCATCGCTGCGAGCAGCGGCGGCCACGGCGTCACCTGGAACGACGACCGGCTGAAGCCGAACACCGTCGACGAGGCCGCGGGCCACCCCGTCTCGTCGGTCTTCTCGGTGCTCGAGGACAACGGGCTCGGCTCGGCGCTCTTCGCCAGCAAGACCAAGTTCTCGCTGTGGCAGCGGTCCTGGCCGACCGACATCGACAAGGTCGACATCACCCTCGGCAACGGCCTGCTGGTGCGCCACCTGATCGCCGACCTGGCCACCCCGCGCTCTTACCGCTTCCTCCACCTGTCCGCGCCCGACTCCGCTGGCCACGCGCACGGCTTCATGTCGGCGCCCTACCTCAAGGCCGTCAAGCAGACCGACCGCCGACTGGGCAAGCTGGTCGCCGCCATCGACGCCGACCCCGCGCTCAGCAAGCGCCTGGTGCTGATGGTCACCGCCGACCACGGCGGCAAGGGCGCCAACCACGACATCGCCACCAAGTACGCCAACTACCGCATCCCGTTCATC
This is a stretch of genomic DNA from Nocardioides sp. InS609-2. It encodes these proteins:
- a CDS encoding TetM/TetW/TetO/TetS family tetracycline resistance ribosomal protection protein; the encoded protein is MHVLNLGILAHVDAGKTTLTERLLYVAGVVDEPGSVDAGSTRTDSLELERRRGITIRSAVVSFEVDGVTVNLIDTPGHPDFIAEVERVLGVLDGVVLVISAVEGVQAQTRVLMRALQQLGIPTVLFANKIDRRGARHDDLVAEIRQRLTPAVVDLDGASSTELLDVLTQHDDDLLADYVAGKPIDDGRLATALAEQTHRARVHPLLFGSAITGAGVEALLGQLTTLLPVTRERPDGPVRGTVFKIERGPTGEKLAWVRMVEGTLHTRDRLPFGDGEEDRVTGIDLAEHGATHGVDALVGGRIGRLRGLAHARIGDPVGEDSQDEAPSFPPPVLETVVTPLVEADGGALHAALVQVTDQDPMLGLRRHELTGELSVALYGEVQKEVLETTLAEEYGVLVGFAPTTPVCIERVVGTGEHAERIDDDHNPFLAGVGLRVGPAPDGSGVAFRLGVERGSMPSAFFSAIEDGVRGLLTEGIHGWPVTDCVVTLTSSQYYPRQSHAHGTFDKSMCSTSADFRAMAPLMLMTALLRAGTVVHEPVHAFRAEVPVDTLGAVLAAVARLRGVPDASSVRGDVAHVEGEVPAVAVHELQQQLPGLTRGEGMLESSFSHHRAVASGPVPERARRDDDPRHRRTYLLAVCPQVGRAPE
- a CDS encoding MBL fold metallo-hydrolase, whose protein sequence is MKLTVVGCSGSYPGPESPASCYLLESEHEGRTWRVVMDLGNGALGALHRYADPLAIDAVLLSHLHADHCLDLCGYHVLRKYHPRGPQPRIPVWGPDGTADRMARAYDLPLDPGMTEEFDFRVWNGSVTIGPFSVEPIQVDHPVPAYGLRISDGGGVLAYSGDTGPCAGLDEVARGADLFLAEASFQEGDDNPPSLHLTGAECADTATRSGAKQLVLTHVPPWHDARVVLDEATAAYAGPIELAVPGAVYDLSAARG
- the murI gene encoding glutamate racemase is translated as MPAVTADAPIGIFDSGFGGLTVARSVIDQLPHESIVYLGDTARQPYGAKPIGEVREYALECLDHLVEQGVKALVIACNSASAAMLRDARERYDVPVVEVILPATRRAVAASRTGHIGVICTRATAESLAYDDAFAAAPHVTLTTRACPRFVDFVEAGVTSGDELMAAAHDYLDPLVADGVDTLILGCTHYPLLTGVISYVMGDGVTLVSSAEECAKDVYQLLVRHDLMSGPGEPSYTFLTTGSPDEFETIGRRFLGPELHAAHQYAGGRA
- a CDS encoding alkaline phosphatase family protein, which encodes MTSARRRRPLVLATVVATFALVAGAACANGADREPKVALTSASAHASPPASVLTISLDGFNPKALKVLGREGTPTLHRLIDEGASTLNARTEYEMTVTLPNHTGMVTGRRIAASSGGHGVTWNDDRLKPNTVDEAAGHPVSSVFSVLEDNGLGSALFASKTKFSLWQRSWPTDIDKVDITLGNGLLVRHLIADLATPRSYRFLHLSAPDSAGHAHGFMSAPYLKAVKQTDRRLGKLVAAIDADPALSKRLVLMVTADHGGKGANHDIATKYANYRIPFIVRGADVPAGVDLYDLNPTYLNPRRSRPTYSDTQPIRNGDVANLVTSLFDLPAVEGSEHDAAQDLSVYAR